The window caAGTAACTGAAAAAGTTTCCACCATCAACTCTTGGGTCAATCTCTAAAAAGAGATCTCACAACTTTGGATACCAAAAGAAGAATAACACAGCCAATTATCCATGAAGAATGCCAACCAAATGGAGCTTCTTCTCACCATAGTTTTCATCCCTTCTGAACTGGGTTTTATGTGGTCCAACATCTTTTTCATGCATGGATGCATAAAGCTTCTGATAAGCTCTATATAACCTACAAAAGAAAACTCACATGttcacaccaaaaaaaaaactttccgATGAACAAGATTTGTCACTACAATCTCCAGCTAAATAGTACAAAATTACCTTTTCTGCTGTCGCAAGCTATTGATTGGCAATGCAAATTCAGATGATACATACTGGTTAAGATAAATACTGCGGTACATGAAATGCCATAGCCCAGCAGGACCACCAACACCAATAAACTCTGTCAACCTCTCTGTGGAATCAGTTGCAAGCCTAGATTGACTTAAGTGAGGGGATGCAATTCCAGGATGAGAAGCAGGGTTCGTAGACAAATCCTCAACATGCATGCGACCTTCCAGCATGGATTTCTGAACTTCGACGAGTACATTCGACTTCAAAAGTATAGTCTCAATACGAATCCTATGCCATATATAGAAGATATTTCAATCTCGAAGTTCAAACGAGATACTTATTTGAATGGAGCTAGACGGAATATATAACACCAAAAATGAACAGATAGAGGAAGTGACATTTTATTCTTGACCTATCAAGAAGTGTAACAGCCAGCAAAATAAATCACCTGCAATCCTTAAGGTGGTAAAAAGCACCTGAACTTGTAGTGAGCAGTATCAAGTAGGTGTCAACCTGCAAACAAAAACATCTTTTATGTGTCATTTGTTGATAATCAACCAGCAGGAACAGCTTCTTATCCAGAGTTACCAAACTATATTGAATTCAGCAATTTCTTATTTTAGAGTAACTATCAATAGAATAGTTCAGAATACACTGGAAATTTGGGTAACGTACATCAAAATAGTGGACATATGCATATAGAAATGCCATGGGATTATATCTTGGTAGGCAAATTGGTGAGAAAGATTCAGATGTCCTATACAAAGACAATACTGATATGAGAATATAGTCAGGGCAAAAGCAGAAGCGCCATAGAATGACATATAAAAGATCAGTCAGTGATTGCACATACCTAAATGATTCAGATGATACAACAAAATTAGAGAGAAGAAGCATGTCATCAGGATGAAGGGATGCTTTTTGTGCACCAACGAGACAGATAACCTGCATTTATGTCAATTGAGTAGTCTCACCAATAAGTTACTAATATCACATTCCAACCTCTTTCTTAAAGCACAATTAGATaaagaagatagaaaaagaacCTTGTGTCTACACATTAAAATTGCAAACAGGACACCTGAATCAGCCACATCTTGTAATATTGCACCAGCAGCTTGTCTTGTTGCATAAGCAAGGGGAAGACAAGTGTATGCATGGAGAAAAGTAGCTGGGTTCCTACAAGTTATAGTAAAAACTTTCATCACAACGGCTGAAGGTTGGAAGATTAGGAATGAATTACAATGTCAATTACAATGAATATTTACAAGCAGTATATTAGTCAAAAGGTTGGAAGATTAGGAAGACGGAATTGACATCTTGTCAGCTTTAAAAACTGACGGATAGTAAACAGCATTGAAAACTTTGTTAAGCACAATATGTTTTCTCCATTCATCTTTCAAATTATATTGCATAATCTGAGACCATTCAGCAAGTAAAGTAGCCAGAATTTCTGGAATATAaacattccaaaaatttcagaatATATTGTTCCTGGATCTCATTTTAACAGCACGACACCCTTTTAAGTcttaaaatgaaaggaaaaagaagtttATTAGTTCCTTGCTTaactgcatttttcttcacACTCAAGAAAGTACTACAATCCAAGTCAATAAAAGACAACTCCTGAAAAgggaaaatataaataaattgcCACAAGTTGATCTTAAATTATTATGACAGGGAAGAGAGAATAAATAACAAACCAATTGAAAGAATGGATGAGAGAAGAGAAGACCACATCCGTTCCTCCAAGCAAAGGCGTCATATCAAATTTTGGATTCTTCTCGAAACATCTATTTACAGACTTTGTAAGAATAAGTATCATCTGCAATCATATTGAATAATAAGTAGCTGCATTAATTGTTGGAAGACTTCTATTAAATGAATCAATCAGACATAAAGTAGAAAGGTAATTAAAACTTTCAGACAGCAAAGTTTATTTTCTCTAGGAATACATCTCAGAGTCAAATCCAGCAAATTAGGAAAAAAGCTACCTGACCATAGAGAAGCTCCAGTTGCCCCCTCAGTGACTCGTATGGCTCTTCTGTACAGCTTATACAAACGAGGTAAATTGGTCCTTTAACAAGAAAAACAACCTGAAACACGACGGACAaattaatgaaaagaaagaaagatatcACCCTATTTCTACATCCCATCCCATAATAaacaaaataccaaaaataaaagtaaaaataaaatacataATCTACCACAATGGCCTTTACTTCTATAAACACTTATGAGAGTAAAGTGAGGCCAGGACATATGTATGATGCAGATGCGCCCTGGAAAACACTACACAACTTGGGTCGTCCCAAACTAGAAAAATGAAAGCAAGGCATTTGCAAAAGAATTTTAATCTCTCAAATTTGAATTGGGCAAACAAACAGTTGGAGATACTACACAAAAACTTTCCCCTGAAATAGATCTTGAAGCCTCAATTATTCAAGATAAAGAGGGCTAAAGTTCCAGGCAAAGCATCCTTTTACAGCAGCAAATTATGGAAGAATGATTTTTTGCTGTCATATTCGATTACTATAGCAGGATACAGATGAAACCGTGCTAATAATAGCCTCACAGATAAATGCATTTTCCCTCATAGGAGAGAAAGCAACATCTAATGCCTAAACCTATTCTACTTTCAATAATAAGAAACTGTTTAACAAGAGGATGCTGACGACTTGTTTTACGTTTCTTACAAACCATAAGATATTTCCATCCTATTATGGCTCTAAAACTGCAAATTGCccaaggacaaaaatcaagtgCCCTACCAAGCAATTTCCCTCGTTTAATTCATGCTAAACCTATTAAACTTCTCTAATTtggatttaaaaagaaaaatacaagactATAGCAGCCAACTACATAACATGAATTGCAGCTCAGCAAATGCATTTTTGGTTACATAAAAAGGTACTACATGTTAGGAGTCATTTCCAAGGATAAGTAAACCACCAAAGTTTttgttcttcctttctttctttccttctttttttgctGGAGAACTATCATTCACATCTCAAACAGCTCTGTCTAATTCTTAACGTATTCAGATATAAAAAAGAACCTTCAAACAAGTTcatggaagcttgaaaaattATCCAAGGCTTGGAAAACACACGCACACACAAAGCAATGCTATTTTTTACTTGTGAAGACAATTAAATTCAAAACAGAAACTTATAATCTCTAAAAAAATAAACTTCATGAAG is drawn from Coffea arabica cultivar ET-39 chromosome 1c, Coffea Arabica ET-39 HiFi, whole genome shotgun sequence and contains these coding sequences:
- the LOC113727706 gene encoding vacuolar fusion protein MON1 homolog isoform X1, yielding MPSPSNSSSYSSSSDEKNPNSAPNPKPPSIDQSLDAIENQLASISTFQPGSLLEPESEFGVNDDEIREELVNGSINDIEELPGNSEEKLKASSSRVWANVSEMEEGAAPSSPSSSGYAGERGSSATSGVEEYGNDDFNDDEIVEVRSNGDFDGVAHSPAPWTPGKRHGDEDDDSVSWRKRKKHFFILSHSGKPIYSRYGDEHKLAGFSATLQAIISFVENGGDRVKLVRAGKHQVVFLVKGPIYLVCISCTEEPYESLRGQLELLYGQMILILTKSVNRCFEKNPKFDMTPLLGGTDVVFSSLIHSFNWNPATFLHAYTCLPLAYATRQAAGAILQDVADSGVLFAILMCRHKVICLVGAQKASLHPDDMLLLSNFVVSSESFRYVQSLTDLLYVILWRFCFCPDYILISVLSLYRTSESFSPICLPRYNPMAFLYAYVHYFDVDTYLILLTTSSGAFYHLKDCRIRIETILLKSNVLVEVQKSMLEGRMHVEDLSTNPASHPGIASPHLSQSRLATDSTERLTEFIGVGGPAGLWHFMYRSIYLNQYVSSEFALPINSLRQQKRLYRAYQKLYASMHEKDVGPHKTQFRRDENYALLCWVTQDFELYAAFDPLADKALAIKACNRVCQWVKDVENEIFLLGASPFSW
- the LOC113727706 gene encoding vacuolar fusion protein MON1 homolog isoform X2, whose protein sequence is MPSPSNSSSYSSSSDEKNPNSAPNPKPPSIDQSLDAIENQLASISTFQPGSLLEPESEFGVNDDEIREELVNGSINDIEELPGNSEEKLKASSSRVWANVSEMEEGAAPSSPSSSGYAGERGSSATSGVEEYGNDDFNDDEIVEVRSNGDFDGVAHSPAPWTPGKRHGDEDDDSVSWRKRKKHFFILSHSGKPIYSRYGDEHKLAGFSATLQAIISFVENGGDRVKLVRAGKHQVVFLVKGPIYLVCISCTEEPYESLRGQLELLYGQMILILTKSVNRCFEKNPKFDMTPLLGGTDVVFSSLIHSFNWNPATFLHAYTCLPLAYATRQAAGAILQDVADSGVLFAILMCRHKVICLVGAQKASLHPDDMLLLSNFVVSSESFRTSESFSPICLPRYNPMAFLYAYVHYFDVDTYLILLTTSSGAFYHLKDCRIRIETILLKSNVLVEVQKSMLEGRMHVEDLSTNPASHPGIASPHLSQSRLATDSTERLTEFIGVGGPAGLWHFMYRSIYLNQYVSSEFALPINSLRQQKRLYRAYQKLYASMHEKDVGPHKTQFRRDENYALLCWVTQDFELYAAFDPLADKALAIKACNRVCQWVKDVENEIFLLGASPFSW
- the LOC113727706 gene encoding vacuolar fusion protein MON1 homolog isoform X3, which translates into the protein MPSPSNSSSYSSSSDEKNPNSAPNPKPPSIDQSLDAIENQLASISTFQPGSLLEPESEFGVNDDEIREELVNGSINDIEELPGNSEEKLKASSSRVWANVSEMEEGAAPSSPSSSGYAGERGSSATSGVEEYGNDDFNDDEIVEVRSNGDFDGVAHSPAPWTPGKRHGDEDDDSVSWRKRKKHFFILSHSGKPIYSRYGDEHKLAGFSATLQAIISFVENGGDRVKLVRAGKHQVVFLVKGPIYLVCISCTEEPYESLRGQLELLYGQMILILTKSVNRCFEKNPKFDMTPLLGGTDVVFSSLIHSFNWNPATFLHAYTCLPLAYATRQAAGAILQDVADSGVLFAILMCRHKVICLVGAQKASLHPDDMLLLSNFVVSSESFRYVQSLTDLLYVILWRFCFCPDYILISVLSLYRTSESFSPICLPRYNPMAFLYAYVHYFDVDTYLILLTTSSGAFYHLKDCRIRIETILLKSNVLVEVQKSMLEGRMHVEDLSTNPASHPGIASPHLSQSRLATDSTERLTEFIGVGGPAGLWHFMYRSIYLNQYVSSEFALPINSLRQQKRLYRAYQKLYASMHEKDVGPHKTQFRRDENYEFHFGMGPF